In Fusobacterium sp. IOR10, the following proteins share a genomic window:
- the argJ gene encoding bifunctional glutamate N-acetyltransferase/amino-acid acetyltransferase ArgJ has product MKILENKSFTLVKGIKAAGISCGLKKSGKKDLCLIYSEEKGISAGAFTQNQVKAAPVLLSMKNVESENVQALIINSGNANACNGAKGYEDAVTTTELVAKNLNILPSEVLVQSTGIIGLPLPMDKLISGINNICPKLSKDGGEDASLAILTTDTFPKTVTVQIEIDNKTVTIAGIAKGSGMIHPNMATMLGNIFTDVNISKELLNETFKESIDNTFNMISVDGDTSTNDMCIIIANGAAENKLIDTKDENFKIFKDALDYVNESLAKLIAKDGEGATKLLEVSVSNGKTKKDSKLVAKSIITSNLTKCAFFGEDANWGRILCAIGYSKADLNIESIDIHLNSKGNSVQVVKDGAGLSFDEDYIKNILEEDKINILVDLKNGKHNAKAWGCDLSYEYVKINGSYRS; this is encoded by the coding sequence ATGAAAATTTTAGAAAATAAATCATTTACCCTTGTTAAGGGAATAAAAGCTGCAGGAATATCTTGTGGATTGAAAAAAAGTGGAAAAAAAGATCTGTGTCTAATATACAGTGAAGAGAAAGGTATTTCTGCTGGAGCCTTTACCCAAAATCAAGTTAAAGCTGCTCCTGTTCTTTTAAGTATGAAAAACGTTGAAAGTGAAAATGTTCAAGCTCTAATAATAAATAGTGGAAATGCAAATGCATGTAATGGAGCCAAAGGATATGAAGACGCTGTTACAACAACTGAACTTGTTGCTAAAAACTTAAACATATTACCTAGTGAAGTTCTTGTACAGTCAACTGGAATTATTGGTCTTCCCCTTCCAATGGATAAATTAATTTCTGGGATAAATAATATTTGTCCTAAACTATCTAAAGATGGAGGAGAAGATGCTTCTTTAGCAATACTTACAACTGACACTTTTCCTAAAACAGTTACTGTGCAAATTGAAATAGATAATAAAACTGTCACTATAGCTGGGATAGCTAAGGGTTCTGGGATGATCCATCCTAATATGGCAACTATGCTTGGAAATATATTTACAGATGTTAATATTTCTAAAGAATTACTTAATGAAACTTTTAAAGAAAGTATTGATAATACCTTTAATATGATATCTGTGGATGGGGACACTAGTACCAATGACATGTGTATAATTATTGCAAATGGAGCTGCTGAAAATAAATTAATAGATACAAAGGATGAAAACTTTAAGATTTTTAAAGATGCCCTTGATTATGTAAATGAAAGCCTAGCTAAATTAATTGCAAAGGATGGTGAAGGGGCAACAAAACTTTTAGAAGTATCTGTTTCAAATGGGAAAACAAAAAAAGATTCTAAATTAGTTGCTAAATCAATTATCACATCTAATTTAACTAAATGCGCCTTCTTTGGAGAGGATGCTAACTGGGGAAGAATCCTATGTGCCATTGGATATTCCAAAGCTGATTTAAACATTGAAAGCATTGATATTCATTTAAACTCAAAGGGAAATTCTGTACAAGTTGTTAAAGATGGTGCAGGGCTATCCTTTGATGAAGACTATATTAAAAATATTTTAGAAGAAGATAAAATAAATATACTTGTGGATTTAAAAAATGGAAAGCACAATGCTAAAGCTTGGGGATGTGATCTTAGCTATGAATATGTAAAAATTAATGGATCTTATCGTTCTTAA
- the argC gene encoding N-acetyl-gamma-glutamyl-phosphate reductase, which translates to MLKVGIFGATGYAGQQLVWLLMNHKFSQIEFMASNTYAGKEFSEIYPNFKNRLDSKLISIEEAKDKIKDIDVLFLALPHGKSADLVKLSVENSVKVIDLGADFRLTNPEDFLYWYKMKFNYPELIKDSIYSLPELKSKEDIKNAKIIANPGCYATASLLALAPLVKNKLIDLNSIVIDAKSGVSGAGRSLKVGSLFSECNESIKAYSVGNHRHTAEIEQELSLLENEKITTLFTPHLVPMNRGILAVSYANLDTSKSLQEIYEIYKDFYKSSYFVRILDSLPETRFVKGSNFCDIGIKIDTRTNKIIVISAIDNLVKGAAGQAIQNMNISFDLDEFQGITTLGINI; encoded by the coding sequence ATGTTAAAAGTAGGAATTTTTGGAGCTACTGGTTATGCAGGGCAACAACTTGTTTGGTTACTGATGAATCACAAATTTTCACAAATTGAATTTATGGCTTCTAATACCTATGCAGGTAAAGAATTTAGTGAAATATATCCTAATTTTAAAAACAGGCTGGATTCTAAACTTATTTCCATTGAAGAGGCTAAAGATAAAATAAAGGATATTGATGTTTTGTTTTTAGCTCTTCCCCATGGAAAGTCAGCTGACCTTGTAAAATTATCTGTGGAAAATTCTGTTAAGGTAATTGACCTAGGAGCAGATTTTAGATTAACAAATCCTGAGGATTTTCTTTATTGGTATAAAATGAAATTTAATTATCCTGAGCTAATAAAAGACTCTATATATAGTTTACCTGAATTAAAATCAAAGGAAGATATTAAAAATGCAAAAATAATTGCAAATCCTGGATGCTATGCTACAGCTAGTTTACTTGCATTGGCACCTTTAGTTAAAAATAAATTAATTGATTTAAATTCAATTGTAATAGATGCAAAATCTGGAGTTTCTGGAGCTGGAAGATCATTAAAAGTTGGAAGTCTTTTCTCTGAATGTAACGAGTCTATAAAGGCTTACTCTGTTGGAAATCATAGACATACAGCTGAAATAGAGCAAGAACTTTCTTTACTTGAAAATGAAAAAATAACAACTTTATTTACACCTCATCTTGTTCCTATGAATCGTGGAATTTTAGCTGTGTCATATGCTAATTTGGATACTTCTAAAAGTTTACAAGAGATTTATGAAATATATAAAGATTTCTATAAATCTAGTTATTTTGTGAGAATTTTAGACTCCCTTCCTGAAACAAGATTTGTAAAGGGGAGCAACTTCTGTGATATTGGTATTAAGATAGATACTAGAACTAATAAAATTATAGTTATTTCAGCTATTGATAATCTAGTAAAGGGAGCTGCAGGACAAGCTATTCAAAATATGAATATTTCATTTGATCTTGATGAATTTCAAGGAATAACAACTTTAGGAATAAATATATAA
- the galT gene encoding UDP-glucose--hexose-1-phosphate uridylyltransferase, with product MNKKNIYIEIENLLNYAVNVSFIENEDIIYFRNKIYNILNIEVNEENLENIEIINGKYPYEILDEICNFAVENNLIENTVPERDLFDTKIIGELTPKPSDVINNFKRDYQVSPKRATDNFYKFSKDTNYIRTDRINKNLHWLCETSYGNLEITINLSKPEKDPRDIEKAKLIKASSYPKCLLCKENVGYAGRINHPARQNHRIIPITLKDKSWFLQYSPYVYYNEHCIVFSGEHAPMTINKNTFEKLLDFVDVFPHYFIGSNADLPIVGGSILAHEHFQGGCHDFPMAMGKMEKTFTIKNYEDIQVEKIKWPMSVIRLRGKSKKELIELADKIFANWKNYSDEKCDILAFSNNTPHNTITPIVRRKEDFYEIDLVLRNNRTSEKYPLGIFHPHKEFHHIKKENIGLIEVMGLAVLPGRLKEELSTLRELLLKKDPLDLINKNPKVVKHLNWCEGLLEKYSEKLNENNIELILKKEVGLVFSQVLENSGVFKNDENGRRGFDNFISSLN from the coding sequence ATGAATAAAAAAAATATATATATAGAAATTGAAAACTTATTAAACTATGCTGTAAATGTATCTTTTATTGAAAATGAAGATATAATATATTTCAGAAATAAAATTTATAATATTTTAAATATTGAAGTTAATGAAGAAAATTTAGAAAATATTGAAATAATAAATGGAAAATATCCCTATGAAATTTTAGATGAAATTTGTAATTTTGCTGTTGAAAATAATTTAATTGAAAACACTGTTCCTGAAAGGGATTTATTTGATACTAAAATAATTGGAGAGTTAACTCCTAAACCTAGTGATGTAATTAATAATTTTAAAAGGGATTATCAAGTTTCCCCTAAAAGGGCCACTGATAATTTCTATAAATTTTCCAAAGACACAAACTACATAAGAACTGATAGAATTAATAAAAATCTACATTGGCTATGTGAAACTAGCTATGGAAATTTAGAAATAACAATTAATCTTTCAAAGCCTGAAAAGGATCCAAGGGACATTGAAAAAGCTAAGCTTATTAAAGCTTCCTCTTATCCTAAATGTCTCCTTTGCAAAGAAAATGTTGGATATGCAGGAAGAATTAATCACCCTGCAAGACAAAATCATAGAATTATTCCTATAACTTTAAAAGATAAATCTTGGTTTTTACAGTACTCACCCTATGTATACTATAATGAACACTGTATAGTTTTTTCAGGGGAACATGCTCCAATGACAATAAATAAAAATACCTTTGAAAAATTACTAGACTTTGTAGATGTGTTCCCACATTATTTCATTGGTTCAAATGCTGATTTACCAATAGTTGGAGGATCTATTTTAGCCCATGAACATTTTCAAGGGGGATGTCATGATTTTCCAATGGCAATGGGAAAAATGGAAAAAACTTTCACAATTAAAAATTATGAGGATATTCAAGTTGAAAAAATAAAATGGCCAATGTCTGTTATAAGACTTAGGGGTAAAAGCAAGAAAGAACTAATTGAACTAGCTGATAAAATTTTTGCTAATTGGAAAAATTATTCAGATGAAAAATGTGATATTTTAGCATTTTCAAATAATACTCCACATAACACAATTACTCCAATAGTTAGGAGAAAAGAAGATTTCTATGAGATTGATCTTGTTTTAAGAAACAATAGAACTTCTGAAAAGTATCCCCTTGGGATATTTCATCCTCACAAAGAATTTCATCACATAAAAAAAGAAAATATTGGACTTATTGAAGTTATGGGTCTAGCTGTTTTACCAGGAAGATTAAAGGAAGAACTTTCAACACTTAGGGAACTTTTATTAAAAAAAGATCCCCTTGATTTAATTAATAAAAATCCAAAGGTTGTAAAACATTTAAATTGGTGTGAAGGTTTACTTGAAAAATATAGTGAAAAACTAAATGAAAATAATATAGAACTCATTTTAAAAAAAGAAGTTGGATTAGTCTTCTCCCAAGTTCTTGAAAACTCAGGAGTGTTCAAGAATGATGAAAATGGAAGAAGGGGATTTGACAACTTCATTTCATCTCTAAATTAA
- a CDS encoding galactokinase, whose product MDVKNTMLVKFHELFGNLGSEEFYFTPGRVNLIGEHIDYNGGFVFPCALSFGTYAICRKRKDQNFNLFSINFPNDKTITFQGNNLKKSGVWGDYCKGVIKIFQDNNHNIPFGLDIVFYGNIPNGAGLSSSASLEVLMGTILNETFNLNIPMVDIVKYSQRAENDFIGVSCGIMDQFAVGMGKKDNAILLNCNTLKYEYVPILLKNASIVIMNTNKRRGLADSKYNERRIYCEKALQDLKNSKVNIEYLCDLSMEDFKKVKHFIGENEALLRATHAISENDRVLNGITALKNNDIKTFGKLMNESHISLRDNYEVTGFELDTIVKAAWEEPGIIGSRMTGAGFGGCAVSIVENDFIDSFIKNVGEKYTKKTNLVADFYIANIGDGSRKIGDL is encoded by the coding sequence ATGGATGTTAAAAATACAATGCTTGTTAAATTTCATGAATTATTTGGAAATTTAGGAAGTGAGGAATTTTATTTTACTCCTGGAAGAGTTAATCTTATAGGAGAACATATTGATTATAATGGGGGTTTTGTTTTTCCATGTGCTCTAAGCTTTGGAACTTACGCTATTTGTAGAAAAAGAAAAGATCAAAATTTTAATCTATTTTCTATTAATTTTCCTAATGACAAAACAATAACTTTCCAAGGTAATAACTTAAAAAAGTCAGGTGTTTGGGGTGATTATTGTAAAGGAGTAATTAAAATCTTTCAAGATAATAATCATAACATACCCTTTGGCTTGGATATAGTTTTTTATGGAAATATTCCAAATGGAGCTGGCCTTTCTTCATCTGCTTCTTTGGAAGTTTTAATGGGAACTATTTTAAATGAAACTTTTAATTTAAATATACCTATGGTAGATATTGTTAAATATTCCCAAAGGGCTGAAAATGATTTTATAGGAGTTAGTTGTGGAATTATGGATCAATTTGCAGTGGGAATGGGTAAAAAGGATAATGCTATTTTATTAAACTGTAACACTTTAAAATATGAATATGTTCCTATTTTACTTAAAAATGCTTCAATTGTTATTATGAACACTAACAAAAGAAGAGGCCTTGCTGATTCTAAATATAATGAAAGAAGAATTTACTGTGAAAAAGCCTTACAAGATTTAAAAAATTCTAAAGTTAACATTGAATATTTATGTGACCTTTCCATGGAAGATTTTAAAAAGGTTAAACACTTTATAGGGGAAAATGAAGCTCTTCTAAGGGCAACCCATGCTATTAGTGAAAATGATAGGGTTTTAAATGGTATTACAGCTTTGAAAAACAATGACATAAAAACCTTTGGAAAATTAATGAATGAATCACATATTTCCCTTAGGGATAATTATGAGGTTACTGGATTTGAACTTGACACAATTGTAAAGGCAGCTTGGGAGGAACCTGGAATAATAGGTTCTAGAATGACAGGAGCTGGATTTGGTGGATGTGCTGTGAGTATTGTTGAAAATGATTTTATAGATAGTTTCATTAAAAATGTTGGGGAAAAATATACAAAGAAAACTAATCTTGTTGCTGATTTTTATATTGCTAATATTGGTGATGGTTCTAGAAAAATAGGTGATTTATAA
- a CDS encoding ROK family transcriptional regulator — protein MKESLREYEILKIIKNRISISRMDLAKLFGLTPARISRLINNLLENNIIVEKNEGKSTGGRRPMLLSINEDNFKNILGINITADDKIYLSVSKVNGDFIKKIKIAILSKNKKNMLNFLDNIIKKNLEAHKNIGVIVLIVTGPVDKDFSKILMSPHYEWETNNIVKYLGRKYDLPIILENDVRAMAYTEKQIGSCKDVDNFLVLNLCQGIGTSYFIDNKMYRGFHSMAGEIGHIVINTNSIRKCSCGKRGCLEAEASDKAILKRLESEIKVGKYSILKETLQKNNKLEIKDVLYGIKKRDFLVIKAITEAVEYIAQGLNIIISIVDPEKIILAGELFKSDFVMENLNFYLNKISLDIQKCEIKSTKLGEELMYYSAISVVRENLFENLKFTEKYIQS, from the coding sequence ATGAAAGAGAGCCTGAGAGAGTATGAAATATTAAAAATAATAAAGAATAGAATAAGTATTTCAAGGATGGATTTAGCTAAGTTATTTGGTCTTACTCCAGCTAGGATTTCTAGATTAATCAATAATTTATTAGAAAATAATATTATTGTTGAAAAAAATGAAGGAAAATCAACAGGGGGAAGACGTCCAATGTTGTTATCCATAAATGAGGATAATTTTAAAAATATTTTAGGAATAAACATAACAGCTGACGACAAAATATATTTATCTGTGAGTAAGGTAAATGGGGACTTTATTAAAAAAATTAAAATAGCTATACTTAGTAAGAACAAAAAAAATATGTTGAATTTTTTAGATAATATTATAAAGAAAAATTTAGAAGCACATAAAAACATAGGGGTTATAGTTCTTATTGTAACTGGTCCAGTGGACAAGGATTTTTCTAAAATATTAATGTCACCTCATTATGAGTGGGAAACTAATAATATTGTTAAGTACTTAGGTAGAAAGTATGATTTACCAATTATTTTGGAAAATGATGTGAGAGCCATGGCCTATACAGAAAAGCAAATAGGTTCTTGTAAGGATGTTGATAATTTTCTAGTTTTAAACCTATGTCAAGGTATAGGAACTTCATATTTTATTGATAATAAAATGTACAGGGGTTTTCATTCTATGGCTGGAGAAATAGGACATATAGTTATAAACACAAATAGTATAAGAAAATGTTCCTGTGGGAAAAGAGGATGTTTAGAGGCAGAAGCCTCTGATAAGGCCATATTAAAAAGATTAGAATCTGAAATAAAAGTTGGTAAATATAGTATATTAAAAGAAACTTTACAAAAAAATAATAAATTAGAAATAAAAGATGTTCTTTATGGAATAAAAAAAAGAGATTTTTTAGTTATTAAAGCAATAACAGAAGCTGTGGAATATATTGCCCAGGGGTTGAACATTATTATTTCAATAGTGGATCCTGAGAAAATTATTCTAGCAGGGGAACTTTTTAAAAGTGATTTTGTAATGGAGAACTTAAATTTTTATTTAAACAAAATATCTCTAGATATTCAAAAATGTGAAATAAAAAGCACTAAATTAGGGGAAGAACTAATGTATTACTCTGCAATATCTGTAGTAAGGGA